CAACCAAAGATACCCTCATTCGTATTGATTTGTACTCGTTGATCGACAACATCTCTTGATACCGCCTCATCAGTGTTGTGAATGTGTAGGTAccattttttctatttgtgcAATTCCATCTACCAAACAACTTCCTCACTTcttcaaggaaatcaaaaatATGTAACTCTCTTGCAGCAACCAGTTTTCCATTAATACATTCGGCTATATTCGAAGTCATTGTCCATCCTCTGTTAACAGGTGAATAAAGCCTAGACCATTTATCCCTTCCAGCATCTTCTAGGTATCGTTTTACCCGAATATCAACATTCCCAATCTTCTCCATCAATTTATCGAACTCATCCTGGCTGTATGCCTTCGCCAGTGAATAAAATATAGGACTCAACACCTCACTGTTTGTTGTGTATTGCTTTGTCACATTTTTCCACAAATGCCATATACAAGCCAAATGAGGAACAGTAGGATACACCTTAGAAACTGTGTGTATTATGCTTTTATGTCGGTCGAACACGACACACATATTTTTCCTAACACCATAAGCTTGCTTGAACAGTTCAAAGAACCACGTCCAGCACTTATTATTCTCAGAATCTATCACACCATACGCTAGTGGTAGGATATTACCTACAAAATTCAGTGTATATTTATAAGATAATCAGCACATATTCTAACCGAATTTTGATCTCACAATGTGTTTTTAGCAACATTATTGTTAAAAAACAAAgatatatttacaatatattcACCACATATTTACGgtgtatttcaaagatatattATTCACAAATTAACACTAGCAATATATGAGTATGTTTTTGTGACTTTATTTGCAAATCAATAGCATATTgttgtatttataaaaaaaaattcatacaatAGAATTACACATACCTGCTCCATCCAAAGTACTTGCCGACACAAATGTACCATTATACGTTGATTTAAGGTGTGCACCATCCACTACAACTATTGGTCTACAACACTCGAACCCCTTTATGAATGCTTTGAGTgctacaaacaaatacataaactCATTTTCTGGTGATTTATGCATTTTAACAAGCGATCCAGGATACGTTTTATCAAGGATGTATATATACGCCGGCAACTTCTTGTATGAATCAGCTGGGTCACCTCTGAAATCTTTTATAGCCTTCTCTCTAGCTCTCCATGCCATCATATAAGAAACATCTACGCCaaattcatttttgacatcGTCTTTTATATCCCCAGGTGTGACCTTCCTTTATGGTTAGTTATTTTCGCTTGACAACCGCTTCTCCAATAAACCAACTTGTTGCTTGTCGTTGCGAATACACCTTGTCCTTCAACGGGCATGTATGTTCGTCATCGAAAAAATCTAACCCCGAACATTTCGTAAATCCCCAATTCTCGACGCTCCgaacttccatttacattcggCGACCAACATGTGTAGTATAGCTAAATCATACAATGCAAATAGTACATTCTATATCAATTAAATACGGAGAAATATACgaaaaatatatcataaatatattGCATCGACTTTTGTAATAAAAAATTTGGTTAAACAAGTTAACAAATCATCTAAATATAATACAAATATGACAAAAATACATCTGCACTTTCAGTTACGTAATACATTTAGAAAGACATACCTTATAGCATTCGATCTCTCTGTTTTGAAATTGAATCTTCCACGAATTGCATATTTTGTCATCACAATTTTCAAAGTTTCCTTATCCGGTAAATTTGATCGACAAAAACTCCTTTCGCTTCCGGTTTCGAAATTACCAAATTGTTATCATTCTCAAACAAAAAAACAGCCTTTCCTGTAGAATCACAAACTTCCATACCATCCCGATTCTCGCTATATCCAATTTGCAGCACATCATCTCCAATAATACGATTACCAGCTGCATCATCTTCAACATCAAAATCATGAATACTAACGCACATTGGATACATCCCCAAAACTCTGTTTTCTCTCTTAAGCTCAACGTACACACGAACTCCCATATCGTTGTGTAtttcaattggttgaaaatcGCCTTCAACAGTATATTTTATTGAAATAGTTTTCCTGACAGTATCCACGCCTAATTGATTTGTAATCGTAGAAACTAACTCATCGTAATTGCAATTATCAGTCAATACAACAGCATCAATTTTGTAATTCACAAACATGATTACGATCGTTCCAAAACCGAATGACGGATCAACGCAATTACGCTAGTCATTATCCGTTGTTTTCGAATACAAAGAATgtgttatattcaatttagccGATAAAATTATATGTTGAATCTATGAATCGAGTTTTCGTATATtcaaaaattaagaaaaggcgaaaaaaataaaaaggttgcGTGAAAACATTGTTACCTTaattatgaactcaacttgaattcgatatttcaacagatgaaatcaaatatatattcgtcGTTCTAATCGAGCTCTGTTCActggtttgatattgttatttttcaaagatttttgatgaactaatcgttgaatcttttatttttagttaaaaatatgaatgtacttttttgaattcaaatttttttgaatttgttagctGTTTGAATGCGATATGGGATCAGATATGGAATGggaggatatttgcgtgaatcaGGGAACAATAAaactgattttaatttaaattggaacagattttgtttccataaatatagcaattTCAATTAGCCCAAATACCGTATTTCCGCTATATTTGcactatattttagtataccAGTCAACTAGCTAAATATAGAGAGAtctagctacgaattgtaaatatataacatgtagttataggttgttagaaggagctaaaaggtagctgtttatgaaaattttactataatTAATGTGAGTTGGACTCATCCAGTATGCCTCAAACTTTGTTCGATAAATATGATTCTCAATATTCATTTCTGTCACCATTATATGACCTATGTTTGACCTGCAGGTAGATGAATCTTTTTTTGAGAATTTTGACTTGCAGGTAGATGAATCTAGCCAAAGCACTATACTAGATATCCACATACAGCAGTATACAAGGGCTGAATTCGAAGTTCAGAGTACCAAAGAGAAATATTTACAGAAATTACCTGCACTATGTTAATACATGCTAGTTCTCCATCATAAAATTAGCACATCACACACAGATCATTACCTACAATGGATATTTTAAAGTTGAAAGCCCAACTCCATAAATTCCCTTCTCCACAATTTATCCGTTAGAAAACGAGGAACTTACACCACCACAAAAGCAACGGGCAACAACCGATACAAGAGAAGCAGAAAACCAAAAATCCTCCATTGGCATAAACAGAGTATTAGGCGTGATCACAtcactttgttttaaaaagtcTTCCAAGCATTCACAAAACTCATGATCTACGTGCACGATCACGCCAAGAACCTTGTTGCATTGCCAGTGCCTAAATTTATATAATACAAGAATGAGTAGAGGCAgagtggaatgaaaaatgaagataaaaaagtgaaaacctAACCATGTAATAATTAGCAAAAAACTACTACGGCAAGATTAAAATATCACCTGTCCACTGATGAGAATTGTGGCGGGGGCAATTTCAGAGAGGTCCTTTTTGCCATTATCCTCTTCGGTTCCATCATCTATTTCAGTGGAAGGTGGAAGTGGCAGAAGCGAGGGAGCTCCAAAAATAGCCTCATCATGAGCAGCCTTGATTTGTTCCTCCCTCCTAGTCttcaaatcaacaaaaaaatataacagAACAAACATCAGTTCATGATCTCTTTTGACATGATCAGAGCCCATTTGCAACAATGTTGTTATGAGAACGAAATGACACAAAGAAAAAGTGGCACGTACCTCCACCGCAGAAAACCGAAAGCTTTTGCCAATGTGGTTGACTAAAGCACCATCATCTTCTACAGCTGCAGCAGTCAACTGTGTATCAGTATCAGCAAATAAAAGAGCCTTTCTGTCTACATAATCATTGATATAAGAAAGAACAAACAAGCCCCAtgagaaacaaataaaaaatatcattatGCCCCTGTATAAAGGTCACCTTAGTTTCGTGCAAACATCACTCATAATCATGTAATTGGTGCAATAAACCAGCTGGCCAAAACAAACCAGACATCACACGACATCTCCACAAGACTAATAATGTATAAATTAGGGTACATTTGCTTTATTTGAACTGACAACCTCATCCAACTTAAGATGCTTCCTTGAGATATGAGTATTTCAAGGAATGATAACAAATCCTTCAAACGCAAGCTGGGATAGCCTAACAGTATTCTCTTTTCAAATATCTAACTGTCAAACATCTTTGTTGGAGTTCCTAAATGTTGTTTTAGCTTGCATCATATATGCACATTGACTGCTCGTATATTGGAAATGCTGCATCCTATGATATCATCATTATGTTGAGGATTTCTAGCATGCTACAAATAGCCAGAGAAATCACTATGTATAACTTGCCAATTCACTACTAGTTcggaaataaagaaagaaattgaaCTCCAGCCTTTTTCCTAGAGCAGCCCAAGACATCTGGAATCTGATTATAGTTATACGGTTCATCCTATTACCATGTTAACTCTGCCTTAATGCAGCAAGTGATAAGGAAAAGGATTCAATTTGACAATGCCCATATGTAAGCAATAGCAGCCAAATAGCTTACCTTCAATCTCCTCGTCATCCAAAGGGGCATCCTTGTCGAAGTCAAAACGCTCCCATCCAGAGCCCATGCCTTTTGTTTCATCTTTTCGAGCTGTCAAAAGGAAACAAAAGAATACAATAGGCCAATTATATCCATACTCATATTAAGTTATAAGCTACCACCTCTTCCAACTTTTGTATGAGCTTGTAAAATAGctaatatgaaaagaaaaaaaatgtagaaAAACAGGAGCAAAAACCTTAGAAAAAGGCTACTTCACATAAACCTATAAGCAACAATACACTCTCATCACATACTTTCTTTTGCCATCTCTTACATGTACTGTTGGTAGGCTCAGACTTTCCTGTAAGGGaccatcattattattttcattttttcttacaGCCCCATAACTAAGGTAATATCTACGAACCAGTTTAACATAATCAGTATCCACTGTTTAGTACATTAAATAGCCAACTTACATATTAGGCATCCACAAGTGAACAAAATTATGACAATCAGTAAcactttcatacacaaaaaaagagcaaagataaaaattaaaacatacCACTTTCTGAAAGTTCAAGTTTCATTTTGGCTTTGACTCTTTCAGCTGGAGTCTGTTCAACATAgcaccaaaaaataaataaagtcagAATTCATAATCTAAAACAAAGTACTTGAAGATCTTAAGCGGATACAATTAAGAGTCCGACAAACAAACATCAGGCTATCAATCCAAGATAATGGTTGCACCTACTTGGTAACATTTAAGAGAACTTACTGATAATGAATGAAACCTTAACCATTATTAGATTCGAAGCCTTGGATGAATAGTTGCAGGAAATTTACAGATATGGGAGCATTGAAGAAATCCACTATGCAACCAAATTGTCCTGTTTACGTGCTTAATAATCAGAAGATTCCTCGTTTCTTTGTATATCGGTCTTAAACACGTTAACTAAAATTAATAACGTGGGATAAGATTCTATATGAAGTTTTGCAATCCAGTCATCGTTggtggcggatccaggattttcactcaggggGTACGAAAGGAACAATAGAAgctaaacacaaaaaaaaaaaaaatgttgtccCTAGGAATCAAACCTGGACGCAAAAAAAATGTTGTCCCTAGGAATCGAACCTGGATGCTGGAGAGAATTTTGAACAGCCTGAACTACTTGAGCTAATCTTTTGCATTTATTCTAGATATTCAaaacttatatatgtacataaacacagaaaacctaccctatatatatagtgaatttttttgccgagggtgtgaACACCCTCACTCCCCTTTAAATCCGCCCCTGCTCATCCTTAGAGCATAAAACATGAAGGTAACATCTTCAGTGGACATTATCCTCTCTTCCTTTTCAGCAATCGCAGTAAGACACCCTTTATCATTGAATTTGGATGCAGGACTGTGCAACTTTATTATATACAACACCCTCCGTCCTAGTTTTGGAGGCGGTGTTTGACTGGGCAtgattttaagaaataaaaaaagacttttgaaaattgcggtctaaaacaagccgtagacatttgtgtggctataaattatcTCTAAGTAGAAtggaaagtttaaagttaaattgctaGTAATAAATAAGGAAGtatgacattctttttttaaGACAGACTACAAAGGAAAGTATGCCAGAGATCCGAATGTAAGTTATGGACATAAATTCAATCATTCTACACATTCCAGCAATCTGTTAAAACTCTGCAGTTGTTAAAATGACTGCAAGCTTCTCTAGCAGTCCAGTCAAGATCACAGTTTTGGTGTGTAGTGGGATTCTCCCCAAAAACTTACTGCCTAATTGAAATCAGGATGtacaaaaaacacttttgaagaCAATGAGAATATTGTAATCAATCTGCTTCACCGACTGATAAATACCCTAGAAATGTAATATTAGCAGCAAAAATAGCACAAATTTACAACCAAAACAGGTTAGATAGAGAAATAAAAGGTGATATTTACCATGTTATCATAACCTTGAATCAATTTGCTATAATCTATCGTAGATCCTCTATCTTTCCCAACCTTGTCTGATCTTCGATCCCGCTCTTTTTGTCTTTCCCTTTCCCTATGTTTATCTCTACTTGTACTTCTAGACCTATATGGACGCTTCGACCCATAATCACTTCGGCTTCGACTCCGGCTTCGGCGTCTCGAATGCCTCTCTTTATCTCTGCTCCGGCTCCGACGCTTTGAATTCCGGCTTGGACTTCGGCTTCTCCGGCTCGAAGGCTTTTCGGGACTTGGACTTGGGCTTCCACTGgtttttccttttgaaaaactagaagaaatgcTATTGTCATAACTTGTCTCGTGTTTAGGTTTCTTCTTGAGCTTGTTTTGGATAGTTTGAAGCTGAGCTTGTTTTTCGAACTGGGTGGTTTTGGAGGGGCTTGATGCTCTGACAAAACTACTCAGAAACGAAGAGGAAGAAGCAAGAGCAGAGCCACGGTTGGGAACGGCGTCATTTGAGTTGGAAGATGAAGAAAAGCCAAGACCTTGCTTGAATCTTGCGGCGCCTTCTCCTTTACGTGTCAGCTCATCGTAGTATGCTGCCGCCTTTTCTTCCTCCATCTTACGCCCTGGAGAGACGACTAAAGCCCCTCCGTCTATACAACCGCTTAAAGACCCCTTcttttggccataaaaattggGGGAATTGACACCACGGCACAAGGGGTCATTTAGCACAAATGTCCCTATTtcagggtggtctttaatttttgtcaaatTTCTGGAATTTTTGTCCTTGAGCATTTTTAGCATggtataatttaaattttaaccgGCATAGTTTATGTTTAATTTGATTTATGTGTCATAACATCTACACAAATTATACCGTATGAAACAAAACTTTCAATACTAAACACAATctgaaaaatactataaaacttGTGCCGCATAACATAGTTCCTACAGAAATTATGTCTTGCGAAGCAGGTGtggatattttcattaaataagtagcagggacaaaaattaaagatcacaaatatgaggggcaaaattgaagggaaatccgtgcaaaaaaatgtggTACAAGTCCTACACAAAATTGACATTTTTTTACCCAAAACATTTTTAGCAAAAGCAGTCCTAAAAATAATGACATTATGTAACCAATTTTGTATCCAGCCCCTAAAATGATgctaaaaacaaaataattttctaaaatcaatagaatattTTCTCCCCTAATTAATAGTAACGTAATTTTCATAATAGAACAATTGTATCAAGGGTGTCTAACTAGACTAGAATTCATTCAAATAATAGTGCAAAATAATTTCTTCCTACTTTTTAGCCAAACTAGTTTAGTGTACGCGCTTTGCGCGTGTCCTATATCAATGAgtatacaattaaaaaaaatcaatgaagaatattagataatggattctggttgtaaataaatattaaaagaaagtataagttcttgaaaatgattattgttgacacccaattttgtcccgccttccttcaatatttatttacatttctagtatttttggcaatttaagaaataattttttattatttactataattattagatTTTACCGACATTTCATGGTTCTATTATGGTTACTTgctatcattatttttattattattattattattattattatcagtatcgttattattattttgtcattattattattagtaccgggtcttttatttaaattcagaATTCAAAATCTGAGCCCAAACAACAAACACAATCAGCCAAATAATTACCCATTACCACTTTCACATGACCAGCCCAATATCCACTATCGACCCCTACTTCTACACGGACCGGCCCACTACACATTtcacccgacccggcccaatctCTATTTTTTCGTCTTCTAAACCTAACAACATCAGCCACagcttctctctttctccttcccCTCTCTTTCATTCCACTTCCAGAAAAACGGCAGACCTCCACAGCCATGGCAGAGGCCATGCCGTCCCATTCTCGTGCAACATTCCACCCCTCTGCTCTCTCATACTTtccctctctctatctctctttcGTCTTCAACAAAAGGGGTAAATCCACGGCGACCTTTCACCTCCATCAGGCTTTGCATGGCCATTTTGGGGAAGGACATTAATGGTTCGTCCTTCCCCCCATCCGGATTCAACCCTTGAAAAGAGATTGGGTTCTGTTTGCCTCCTCCTTCTCTCCTGTCGATCTGAAACACTTTAGTGGATTTCGTCCGTTTGTGAAAGAAAATCTTGCTTTATCAGTTCCTTTCGGGTACAAAGTTTTATGAAGGTTgtcttcttccctttttctgaTCTGGAGAAATTCAAAATACCTGCAAACCCAACGTTTTGATTTGAATGTTGTTGACCAAACAAATCCCGCCCAAAGTCTCAAATCCCAGCTTAAAAAAACCTAATTTCATCCTATAAATAGGGGTTTTTCTgatattcaaaaagaaaaagaggaggaGAAAAGAGGGGCATAAGAAAACCCTCTCAAAAAAAGAGTTATTTTCCTCAGTCGCCAAAAATCTCTAAGCAATTTATTTTATCAGTCTTGTATTTCTGGGGATCGggttaaaatattaaaacatttttttgttttccttggCTTTGGGGTTTGCCTTAAATCTGAGCGCGTACGGGTTTGGGGAATCGTAGTGTTCGAGCGTAGATCGAAGGCCCCGTacccacttcgctgcacccgaagaaggtaattCTCCTTTCCCCATTGTTTCTTTTTGCATTTTTAGCCTTATTTGTCCTGTGTTAGTTTATTTTACTGCTCCTATGGGATCTGTGTGTGTAGCTTAGTATCTATGTGTGTGTTAGAGTAGGTCTGTTCTGAATAAGAAATACCCATGAAATCTGTAGTATTAAATTAAGTCTAAATCACATGCtttacacaaaataatatgaaTAACTTGTTAAGTACCCCGGCTGGTGGATTTGTTTGCTTTTAATATAACTGAGTTACTCAAGAATGTTTTGAAAGGTTGAATCTTAGTCACATGATGTTTGAACAGTAATGAAGGATGAGACTACTTATTTATCGTATTGTAAGTACGCTTAAGGCTTGAAATATGTATGTTCGGGTAATATTTTTGATCCATTTGTGTGTTCATGTGTGAATAGATGATCACTGTAAATTTCAGATCAGCTTCTTCCTATCATTTCACTTTTCTGAAAGTTATGATCTGTGTGTACAAAGCGTAAACTAAACTGAAGAGAGTGCATCTCTTACATGCTTTTATTGATTAAGGGGATGTCATTGTTCTCAACAGATTAGGATTTTAAAAGCTTAAGTGTGTACTTGGTCTAGTAAGTATAAAGGAAAGTTATGTGTGCTTTGTTAAAATGGAACTTGGAAAGTCTAAATGCAAGACTAGTAGATGTGGTCGTGCAAGTTTGCCTATTTTCTAGTACTTGTGTTGCCTCTTATTCCGTGTTAGATTAGTTTAGTTAGGTGTCTAACAGTTATGCTTGGCTTAACAAATTAGTATTATTCAATTCGCATTGTCTATGTTTAGCAGTTAATTTCAGCCTACCATGCTGGAGTGTCTAactaggtgtcacgacccagccccgtgggcggATCGGTGTCCTAATCGGACACCcacacgtacctacctaacGGTCCAGGCATGCCAAATAGCTAATTCCgattagacatacataaattcgtacgtatataaaatacatcgcgcGAGAAATATACGTACATAAACATAA
This genomic window from Lycium ferocissimum isolate CSIRO_LF1 unplaced genomic scaffold, AGI_CSIRO_Lferr_CH_V1 ctg10680, whole genome shotgun sequence contains:
- the LOC132041556 gene encoding uncharacterized protein LOC132041556; this translates as MAWRAREKAIKDFRGDPADSYKKLPAYIYILDKTYPGSLVKMHKSPENEFMYLFVALKAFIKGFECCRPIVVVDGAHLKSTYNGTFVSASTLDGAGNILPLAYGVIDSENNKCWTWFFELFKQAYGVRKNMCVVFDRHKSIIHTVSKVYPTVPHLACIWHLWKNVTKQYTTNSEVLSPIFYSLAKAYSQDEFDKLMEKIGNVDIRVKRYLEDAGRDKWSRLYSPVNRGWTMTSNIAECINGKLVAARELHIFDFLEEVRKLFGRWNCTNRKNGTYTFTTLMRRYQEMLSINEYKSIRMRLHSELMLVYWLNGSRVEASIEYVYT
- the LOC132041557 gene encoding uncharacterized protein LOC132041557; its protein translation is MEEEKAAAYYDELTRKGEGAARFKQGLGFSSSSNSNDAVPNRGSALASSSSFLSSFVRASSPSKTTQFEKQAQLQTIQNKLKKKPKHETSYDNSISSSFSKGKTSGSPSPSPEKPSSRRSRSPSRNSKRRSRSRDKERHSRRRSRSRSRSDYGSKRPYRSRSTSRDKHRERERQKERDRRSDKVGKDRGSTIDYSKLIQGYDNMTPAERVKAKMKLELSESARKDETKGMGSGWERFDFDKDAPLDDEEIEAVEDDGALVNHIGKSFRFSAVETRREEQIKAAHDEAIFGAPSLLPLPPSTEIDDGTEEDNGKKDLSEIAPATILISGQALAMQQGSWRDRARRS